A genomic region of Arachis hypogaea cultivar Tifrunner chromosome 5, arahy.Tifrunner.gnm2.J5K5, whole genome shotgun sequence contains the following coding sequences:
- the LOC140184883 gene encoding protein FAR1-RELATED SEQUENCE 5-like: MHVKISSYLQIDATLNVIFLLICEQEEELGDELDGEEIFEELTDYDYDDAYGLDSIDDLLKLDFLSIGEVEVDKFHFGTLPIAFEFYNRFVKESRKREPKTETRTGCGAQFQVKFVGVTGRWHVTRFSNVHNHELLEGRLSRLLPGHRSMSKAEIALMNNMRKSEISTSQVYALLASQSGGFDKLNYGVRDMSNQIAKVRREIPENVGVNHHNQTVVFAACIVIDETDETYIWVLQQFLETMNGRAPSSVFPGDYEIPLFRSKWQTLVEEFGVEKKEWLNEIYEKCRSWTTCYIREKFFAEFRITSRCEGLHSLIGKYTKPHYNLSEFIEHFQRMLGHMRFREFYAEYESARGVPVMQTCIELLEMCATDTYTREVFFLFRHILVQSGAMRVVDYQTRDNSITYYVCRYAKPTNVWEVKWVDNVRRDVREIPPGHNKTSFSKYNENAFNTQDSSAPQTNAIYDGEGMDNVKYEN; encoded by the exons ATGCATGTTAAGATTTCTTCTTACTTGCAAATTGATGCTACTTTAAATGTGATATTCCTATTGATTTGTG agcaagaagaagagttgggtgATGAGTTAGACGGTGAGGAGATATTTGAAGAATTGACagattatgattatgatgatgCATATGGATTGGATTCAATTGATGATTTATTGAAACTTGACTTTTTAAGCATTGGCGAGGTTGAAGTTGACAAGTTTCACTTTGGAACCCTACCCATTGCTTTTGAATTTTACAACAGATTTGTAAAAGAGTCAAG AAAAAGGGAACCAAAGACTGAGACAAGAACTGGGTGTGGAGCACAATTCCAAGTCAAGTTTGTAGGGGTAACTGGAAGATGGCATGTGACCCGATTTTCAAATGTTCATAATCACGAACTATTGGAAGGACGGTTGAGCAGGTTATTGCCAGGTCATCGGAGTATGTCCAAAGCCGAAATTGCACTCATGAACAATATGCGCAAGTCGGAAATTAGCACATCCCAGGTTTATGCTTTGCTAGCAAGTCAAAGTGGTGGTTTTGACAAGTTGAACTATGGTGTTAGAGACATGTCCAATCAAATAGCTAAGGTGAGGCGTGAGATTCCAGAGAATGTAG GTGTCAACCATCACAACCAAACTGTTGTCTTTGCTGCATGCATTGTAATAGATGAGACTGATGAGACTTATATATGGGTGTTACAACAGTTTTTGGAGACAATGAATGGTAGAGCCCCATCTTCTGTATTCCCTG GAGATTACGAAATTCCATTGTTCCGTAGCAAGTGGCAAACATTGGTAGAGGAATTTGGGGTTGAGAAAAAGGAATGGCTAAATGAAATTTATGAGAAATGTCGATCATGGACAACATGTTACATCCGAGAAAAGTTCTTTGCTGAATTTAGGATTACATCGCGCTGTGAGGGTTTGCATTCGTTGATTGGAAAGTATACTAAGCCTCATTATAACTTGTCCGAGTTCATTGAGCACTTCCAACGAATGTTGGGCCATATGCGATTTAGAGAATTTTATGCTGAATATGAATCTGCGCGTGGAGTTCCAGTTATGCAAACTTGTATTGAACTCCTTGAAATGTGTGCTACTGATACTTACACAAGGGAGGTATTCTTTTTATTTAGGCATATTCTTGTTCAGTCGGGTGCAATGAGAGTCGTGGATTACCAAACAAGAGACAATAGTATAACTTATTATGTTTGTAGGTATGCCAAACCAACAAATGTGTGGGAGGTTAAGTGGGTGGATAATG TTCGTAGGGATGTGCGCGAAATCCCTCCTGGTCATAAtaaaacttctttttcaaagtaCAATGAAAATGCTTTCAATACACAAGATAGCTCTGCCCCTCAAACTAAT GCAATTTATGATGGTGAAGGCATGGATAATGTGAAATATGAAAATTAG